The window TTCATAATGCCGATGCCGCCGACCAGCAGCGAGATGCCGGCGATGGCCCCCAGAAAGGCGGTCATCAGGCCGGTGATCTGGTTGAAGGTCGCCAGCAGGTCGCTCTGGCTGATGAGGCTGAAATCGTCATCGTCGGCGTAGACGATGCCGTGCTCCTCGCGCAGCACCTCGGTGATCTGTTCCAAGGCGGCGGCGTTCTGCTCGGCCGTGGCCGAGGTGGCAACGATGCTGCTGACGGCCCGCTCGCCGCTGCGCGTCCGTTCGTTGCTCAGGCGGCTAGTGGCGGTGGTGATGGGCACGAAGAGGCCGTCGTCGCTGTTGCTGAAGCCGCCGCCCGACGACACCAGCACGCCGACGACCTCGTAGCTCGTGCCGTCGATCTTGATCGTCTGACCGACCGGGTAGCTATCGGGGAACAAATCTTCGGCCAGGCCCGACCCCAGCACGGCCACCCGCGCCTGCGTCGCCACGTCGGTCTCGGTCAGGCCGTCGCCCGACTGAAACTCGGTCAGGTTGTTGACGGCGAAGTAGTTGGCCGTGACGCCGGAGATGGACGGGCGGGTGCTGTTGCCGCCGGCCGTCACCGGGGCCGAGGTTTGCACACTGGCCGCCACCTGATCGACGTCCGGGGCGCGCAGCCGATCCTGGAGCGCTTCCACGTCGGCCAGGCTGAGCGCCGGATAGCCGTCGCTGTTGTCGGGGTCGGTGGAGATGAGGATGAGGTTCGTGCCGATGGCCGAGATCTCGCTGTTGATCGAGGCGCTGACGCCGTTGCCGATGCTCAGCAGGGCGATGACGGCGGCCACGCCGATGATGACGCCCAGCATGGTCAGGATGGCCCGCAGCTTGTTGGCCCGTAGGCTGTCGATGGCCGACAGCAGGCTTTCGCTCAGATTCATAATGCCCTCTCAATTGTAGGGCGGGATGGCATCCCGCCCTCTTCGGCCGTGGCGCGAACGACGATTCCGCCATCTCCAGCGGCCAGAGGCGGGTTGCCAACCCGCCCTACATGCTCCACTACCAGCCCGTCGCGGATCCAGATGACGCGTCCGGCGCGCGCGGCCACGTCCGGCTCGTGGGTGATGACGATGACCGTGTTGCCCTGCGCGTGCAGTTCCTCGAAGATGGCCATGATCTCGTCGCCGGTGTGGGTGTCCAGCGCGCCGGTCGGCTCGTCGGCCAGGATGATGGTCGGGTTGACGGCGATGGCGCGGGCGATGGCGACGCGCTGCTGCTGGCCGCCGGAGAGTTCGTCCGGCTTGTGGTGTTGCCGGTCGCCCAGGCCGACGCGCTCCAGGGCGGCGGCGGCGCGGCTCAGCCGCTCGGCGCGGTCGTAGCCGGCATACATGAGCGGCAGGGCCACCTGTTTGAGGGCCGGGGTGCGCGGCAGCAGGTTGAACTGCTGGAAGACGAAGCCGATGCGCTTGTTGCGGATGCGCGCCTGCTCGTCGTCGCTCAGACGACTCACGTCCTCGCCGCCCAGCAGGTAGTCGCCGCTGTCGGGGATGTCGAGGCAGCCGAGGATGTTCATCAGCGTGCTTTTGCCGCTGCCCGACGGCCCCATGATGGCGACGAATTCGCCGTCGGCGATGTCCAGGTCGAGGCCGCGCAGGGCATGGACGACGTTCTCGCCCATGTGGTAGGTCTTGGTGATGTTTCGCATGTGGATCATGGTTTGTTCTCCACGTTAGTCTCCAGCTTAGAAACCGAGTTTCTCGGAATAATACCTTCGCCAAATCACGAAGGGCAAAGGGCAGGTTGAGGGGGATGAATCCTGCCCAACCTGGAAATCCGGTCGAAAATTGCTTCCGTAAAAATCGGGTCTGGTTTTTGCGGAAGCAATTTTAGCACTTCGGCCACGTATTTATGGCCGCGATAATGAGCTTTCAAATCCAGCACGTTGACCGCTGGGTCTTCACGCCGCAGGTCCTGTAACAACACCTGAGAAACGTTGACCATCAGGAAGGACAGATTGATGGCATTGGTCACCGGGGTCTTTTTGACGTTCATAAAGTCCTCTAAACCCCAGTATTGTTTGGCGTCGCGGAAATTGAACTCGATTTGAAAACGCAGTTGATAATACTCTAGCACCTGCGACCAGTTCAGGGCCAGGTCGCTGGTGAACAACAACACACGGGCCTGCGCGCCGGTGGTCGGCCTTGTTTTGAGCAGGATGACCACATTGAGCGGTTGGGCGAACGCCTTGTGGCGCAGGGTAGCCTGATAGATGTCGGTGTGGACGCCGTCGTCGATGATCGTCTGCTGCCAGCAGCTGGCCGGGAGGTTGTCATAGGCGACCTTAGCGCCGTACTTACAACGTTTGTTGTCCCCCTGGTAGGGGAAATACAGGGCGGCATCGTGACGCAATTTGGAAACCAGGTGCAGCCCGCACTGCCGAACCATTTGCAGGGCATTGTTGTTGCCGAAGTGGCCGTCCAAGACCAGATAGGTCAATTTGAGTCGTTGGTCAACCACCGCCAAAAACTGCTTGACCATCGTTTGGATGCGGGTCAGTTCGGGCGTTAAGGTCACCTCGGTTTTGATGCTGTTGCGACGCCCCGGCGGGCGGCCGGGGCGGCCCGCGCTACTTTGGGCGGCGGCTTTCTTGCGCCGCGTCCGCGGCTTGACCTCTCTGTTTACCCCTTCCTGGCTGGGCACTTGTTCGCTCATCACCGGATACGACCGCCGTTCCCGCGGGTTGACCAACGACAAGGCAAACAGGGCCACGCTGGACACTGGCCGGCCCCATAACGGCGCATAGAAGCGTCCCAAGCCGTGCGTCTCCTTGCCCGATTTGCTGACGACACATTCATCCCCCACTAACAGGTACTCGTCCCCGGCCTGGTGCAGATGGTCACGGAAGAAGGCCCACATGACTTGTGTCCAGGGAATGGTGGTCTGGAAAAAACGTTGTACGCTCCGATAGCTGCCCCCTTTATCCGTCCAGCGCGCCATGCCCAACATCGTTACTCGTCCAGTCATGGCTAACATCGCCCCCATGAGTACGCTCATCTGCCGCATGGTCGTTTGGCTAACAATAGGACGCAATGGTTGTAATAGTGCTAGAATATTCATCGTGGGTGGTTGTGTCGACGGTTCCTTTTCCTTGGTCGGTAAAGTTTCCTATCTTACACGCCCACCCACTTTTTGCTATTTTTTTGGCGAAGGTATTATCGGAAGAAACTCGGTTTCCAGGGGTCGCTACGGGCCGGGGATGAAACTCTCCACCGGCAAGCTATCGCCGATAAGCACCACGTCGCCCGCCTCCAGGCCACCGGTGATCTGGGTGAAGCCACCGCTGCGTCGGCCGACGGTGACTTCCACCACCTCGGCCGTTTCCGCGCCGTCCGCTCCGGCCGTCACGCGGCGCACGCTGTAGACGCCGCTGGCGCGGTCGACTTCGATGGCCTCGCTGGGCAGCAGCAGCGCGCCGGCCAGTTCGCCGGTGGTCAGCGTGGCGTCGGCGGTCATGCCCGCCCGCAGCGCCAACTCCGTCTCGCCCAGCCCCAGGCGCACCTCATAGACCACCAGCTCGCTGCCGGTCACGGGTTGGGGCACGATGGCCAGTACCTCGGCCGGGAGCGCCGCGTCGGGCCACGTCTCCAGCGTCACCACCGCCGCCTGGCCGGGGCTGACCTGGGCGATGTCCACTTCATCGACGTGGAGCAGTAGTTCCAGACTGGCGGGATCGATCATCTCGACCACGACGCCGGCGGCCGTCTCGCCCGGCCGGGCGTTGACGGCGGTGATCACCCCGTCGAACGGGGCCAGCAGCGTGGCCTCGGCCAGATTGCGCGCGGCCCATTGCTCGCGGAGGCGCGCCTGCTCCACGGCCACCTCGGACGAGACGCGCGTGGCTTCGTCCGGCCCGGAAACGAGTTGCTCCAGTTGCCGCTCGGCCTGGGCCAGCGAGGAGCGGGCGGCGGCCACGTCGGTCGCCGACGGCCCGGCTTGCAGCAGGTCGAATTGGGCCTGAGCGGCGTCACGCTGGGCGGCGGCCGAGGCCACCGACGCCTGCGACGCAGCCACCGACGACGGCTGGCCGTTCGCCAGATCGTCGTAGGCTTGCTGGGCCGCGGCCAGGTCGGCGTTGGCCTGCTGGGCGGCGGCGCGAGCCTGCTCTTCCATCGTCGCCAGCGTTTCGGCGTCGAGGAACTGGTTCGGCTCGGTCACCAGGATCGTGCTATGGCGCTCGGCGGCGCTGGTGGCCGCGGCCTGGGCCGTGTCGAGGGCGATCTGCGCCGCGCGCAGGGCGTTGGCGTCGGCCGGAGCGGTGGCGCTATTGAGGCGAGCCGAGGCCGCGCCCAGGTCGGCCTGGGCGGCGCGCAGATCGGCTTCGGCCGCGGCCAACTCCGCGGCGCTCGGCCCGTCGAGCAGGTCGTCGAGTTGCACCTGGGCGCTGCGCACGGCGGCCTCGGCCGAGGCCAGTTGGGCGGCCGTCGGCGCGGCGGTCAGCGTCGCCAGCGCGGCTTCCTGGGCGATGCGGGCCTGTTCGGCCTGGCCCACGGCCCGCTCCAGTTCGGCCGTCTCCAGCCGCAGCAGCACGTCGCCGGCGCGCACCGCGTCGCCCACTTCGACCGGGATTTCGGCGATTGTGCCGCCGGTCATCAGGGCCAGGGCCGCGGCCCGCCCGGCGACGATCTCGCCACCGGCCGAAGCCTCGCTGACCAGATCGCCCACGGTCACTTCGGCTCGCGCGGCGGCGGCATCGACTGTCGCCGCCTCAATCGCCGCCGGTTGGTTGATAAACCGGGGCAGCAGGAATAATCCCAGCGCCAGGGCCAGTAGTACACCCCCGGCGATGATCCACTTTTTGCGTCGTTGCCAGAGTGCTTTCATCTCAGTTACCTCCCCCCATGAAACCGGGGCCGCCCTCGAACTGCTCTTGCAGGCCGGAGGGAATCGCCCCGCCGAGCAGCACGCGGTCGCCCGCAACCAGGCCGCTCGTTACTTCGGTGTTGTCGTCGTCGCGCAGCCCGACGGTGATGCTGACTTCTTCGGTCGCGCCGTCGGCCAGCACGCGCTGCACGCTATACGTGCCGCTGGTGCGGTCAACCTGCACGGCGGCATTGGGCACGAGCAGCACGTCGCGCTTCTCGGCCGTCACCAGCGCGGCGTCGGCGGTCATGCCGACCAGCAGCGGCAAGTCGGTTGGAGCCAACTCGAGGCGCACGTCATAGGTGACCGCGCCGCCGGCATTGGTCCCGGCCGCGGCGGCGATGGCGCCGATCTCGGCCGGAATGGTGACCCCGGGAAAGGCCGTCAGGCTGACCGTGGCCGCCTGACCCACGGCCAGGCTGCCCACATCGACCTCATCGACTTGCAAGACCACCTGCAGGCTGCCCAGATCGATCAGCTCGACGGCCGTGCCGCCGGCGATCTCGCCCGGCTGGACGTGGACGGCGGTCACCACGCCGTCGAACGGGGCGACAATGGTCAGGCGGGCCAGCGCGTCTTCGGCATCGGCCAACGCCAGGCGGGCCGCGGCCAGATCGGCCTCGGCGCCGGCCACCTCGGCGGCGCTGGGGCCTTCGGTCAGGTCGGCCAGCGTGGCGGCGACGGAAGCCAGTTGCGACTCGGCCGCGGCCAGTTGCGCCGCGCTGGGCGGAGCGGTTTGGCGGTCAAAGTCGGCCTGGGCCGCTTGTTGCCGGGCCGCGGCCGCGCCCATGCTACCCTGAGCGGCGGCCGTGTCCGGCCCGGCGCGCAGGTCGTCGACGCGGGCCTGGGCCTGGGCCACGGCTTGCTCGGCGGCCATCAGCACGGCGTGGGTCGCCTGATTGGTGTTCTCTTCGTTGGCCTCGCGGGCCTGGGTCAGTTGAATTTGAGCGGCGGCCAGCGACGCCTCGGCCGCGGCCAGATCAGCGGCGGTGACGCTGCTCTGGGCGCTGGTCAGATCGGCGTTGGCCGCGGCCACGGAAGCCGCGGCGGCGCGCAACGATGCCTCGAAGGTGGCCAATTCGGCGGCCGTCGGCCCGGCTTGCAGGGCGTCGAGCGACGCCTGGGCCGCGGCGACGGCGGCCTCGGCCGCGGCCAGTTCGGCGGCTGTCGGCGCGGCTTGCAGGCTCGCCAGCTTGGCTTCGGCCAGGCGCACGTCGAGTTGAGCGGCGCTCACGTCGAGAGCCGCGCCGGTCGTGTCGAGGCTGACCAGCGGTTCGCCGGCGGTCACGGTCTGCCCGGCGCGGACGTGGCGTTCGGTCACTCGGGCGGCGGCCGGCGCTTGCAGCGCGGCCGAGCGGCGGGCGGTCAGCGCGCCGCCGGCCGTGGCGTTGGCCGACAGATCGCCGACGATGACCTCAACAGTCTCGGCTTCCTGGACGGCCGCGCCCGGCGTCGCGCTACAGGCGGCCAGCAGGCCGGCGCACAATAGGAGCAGGGCGACCGCGCCGCCCCACCTTGAAGGATAGACTCTGGTTTTCCACATGGTAGGTTCCACCTTAATCGGTCTGTGTCTATAAAACTCTACGCCTTTAGTTTGCAGAAGTTGTGCAGGGCGGGTGGAGATAGTGAGCAGTGGGCAGTCGCCTTCATTTGCGCCGCACCTTGCCTGGGCTACACTAGGGCGATCGGTGAAAGATGTGAAAGCGCCCGACTTCTACCAGCAGGTCTATGCCGTGGCCCGGCGCATCCCGCGCGGCCGGGTCACCAGCTACGGCCGCATCGCCCAGATGCTCGGCCGGCCCAACGCGGCCCGCGCCGTGGGTTACGCGCTGGCCGCGCTGGCGAACAAGCGCGAATCTGACCCACCCGTACCCTGGTATCGGATCATCAACCACGCCGGGCGCATCAGCACGCCCGACATGGACGGCGGGGCTAACCAGCAGATGAAACTGTTGCGAGCCGAGGGAGTGGCGGTCAGCGACGATTTGCGGGTCGATTTGAGCGTTTATCTATGGGAGGGGCTACACCTGGTGGAGATCGACGATATTATCGCCGGACGGGAGTGATCAATCCATCTGTTCATTTACTGGGTAATGATCGTACAATCCTTTAGAAACCGAGTTTTTCAGAAAAAACTCGGTTTCTAAGCGCGATGAAACTCATCATCCAGATCCCCTGCTATAACGAGGCCGAGACGTTGCCGGCGGTGCTGGCCGAGTTGCCGCGGGCGCTGCCGGGCATCGACTGCATCGAGACGCTGATCATCGACGACGGCAGCGGCGACGACACGGCGGCCGTGGCCGGGCGGTTGGGCGTGACCCACGTCATCCGCCATCCGCGCAATCTGGGGCTGGCCCAGGCGTTTCAGACGGGGATCGATGCCTGTCTGCGGCGCGGCGCGGACATCATCGTCAACACCGATGCCGACAACCAGTACCCCGGCCGTTACATCACTGAACTGGTCGCGCCGGTGCTGGCCGGACAGGCGGACATGGTCATCGGCGACCGGCAGGTACGCACCATCGCCCACTTCTCGCCAATCAAAAAGCGGCTGCTGGCGCTGGGCAGCTGGATGGTGCGCAACGTCAGCGGCGTGGACGCGCCCGACCCGGTGAGCGGCTTCCGG is drawn from Candidatus Promineifilum breve and contains these coding sequences:
- a CDS encoding ABC transporter permease, with the protein product MNLSESLLSAIDSLRANKLRAILTMLGVIIGVAAVIALLSIGNGVSASINSEISAIGTNLILISTDPDNSDGYPALSLADVEALQDRLRAPDVDQVAASVQTSAPVTAGGNSTRPSISGVTANYFAVNNLTEFQSGDGLTETDVATQARVAVLGSGLAEDLFPDSYPVGQTIKIDGTSYEVVGVLVSSGGGFSNSDDGLFVPITTATSRLSNERTRSGERAVSSIVATSATAEQNAAALEQITEVLREEHGIVYADDDDFSLISQSDLLATFNQITGLMTAFLGAIAGISLLVGGIGIMNIMLVSVTERTREIGIRKAVGALRRDILIQFLLESMVLSLTGGFIGIVLGWLISRVAGSAIDLVTVVDAGTVILATGFAIGVGVVFGLYPAWRAAGLRPIEALRYE
- a CDS encoding ABC transporter ATP-binding protein translates to MIHMRNITKTYHMGENVVHALRGLDLDIADGEFVAIMGPSGSGKSTLMNILGCLDIPDSGDYLLGGEDVSRLSDDEQARIRNKRIGFVFQQFNLLPRTPALKQVALPLMYAGYDRAERLSRAAAALERVGLGDRQHHKPDELSGGQQQRVAIARAIAVNPTIILADEPTGALDTHTGDEIMAIFEELHAQGNTVIVITHEPDVAARAGRVIWIRDGLVVEHVGRVGNPPLAAGDGGIVVRATAEEGGMPSRPTIERAL
- a CDS encoding transposase, translating into MNILALLQPLRPIVSQTTMRQMSVLMGAMLAMTGRVTMLGMARWTDKGGSYRSVQRFFQTTIPWTQVMWAFFRDHLHQAGDEYLLVGDECVVSKSGKETHGLGRFYAPLWGRPVSSVALFALSLVNPRERRSYPVMSEQVPSQEGVNREVKPRTRRKKAAAQSSAGRPGRPPGRRNSIKTEVTLTPELTRIQTMVKQFLAVVDQRLKLTYLVLDGHFGNNNALQMVRQCGLHLVSKLRHDAALYFPYQGDNKRCKYGAKVAYDNLPASCWQQTIIDDGVHTDIYQATLRHKAFAQPLNVVILLKTRPTTGAQARVLLFTSDLALNWSQVLEYYQLRFQIEFNFRDAKQYWGLEDFMNVKKTPVTNAINLSFLMVNVSQVLLQDLRREDPAVNVLDLKAHYRGHKYVAEVLKLLPQKPDPIFTEAIFDRISRLGRIHPPQPALCPS
- a CDS encoding HlyD family efflux transporter periplasmic adaptor subunit encodes the protein MKALWQRRKKWIIAGGVLLALALGLFLLPRFINQPAAIEAATVDAAAARAEVTVGDLVSEASAGGEIVAGRAAALALMTGGTIAEIPVEVGDAVRAGDVLLRLETAELERAVGQAEQARIAQEAALATLTAAPTAAQLASAEAAVRSAQVQLDDLLDGPSAAELAAAEADLRAAQADLGAASARLNSATAPADANALRAAQIALDTAQAAATSAAERHSTILVTEPNQFLDAETLATMEEQARAAAQQANADLAAAQQAYDDLANGQPSSVAASQASVASAAAQRDAAQAQFDLLQAGPSATDVAAARSSLAQAERQLEQLVSGPDEATRVSSEVAVEQARLREQWAARNLAEATLLAPFDGVITAVNARPGETAAGVVVEMIDPASLELLLHVDEVDIAQVSPGQAAVVTLETWPDAALPAEVLAIVPQPVTGSELVVYEVRLGLGETELALRAGMTADATLTTGELAGALLLPSEAIEVDRASGVYSVRRVTAGADGAETAEVVEVTVGRRSGGFTQITGGLEAGDVVLIGDSLPVESFIPGP
- a CDS encoding efflux RND transporter periplasmic adaptor subunit is translated as MWKTRVYPSRWGGAVALLLLCAGLLAACSATPGAAVQEAETVEVIVGDLSANATAGGALTARRSAALQAPAAARVTERHVRAGQTVTAGEPLVSLDTTGAALDVSAAQLDVRLAEAKLASLQAAPTAAELAAAEAAVAAAQASLDALQAGPTAAELATFEASLRAAAASVAAANADLTSAQSSVTAADLAAAEASLAAAQIQLTQAREANEENTNQATHAVLMAAEQAVAQAQARVDDLRAGPDTAAAQGSMGAAAARQQAAQADFDRQTAPPSAAQLAAAESQLASVAATLADLTEGPSAAEVAGAEADLAAARLALADAEDALARLTIVAPFDGVVTAVHVQPGEIAGGTAVELIDLGSLQVVLQVDEVDVGSLAVGQAATVSLTAFPGVTIPAEIGAIAAAAGTNAGGAVTYDVRLELAPTDLPLLVGMTADAALVTAEKRDVLLVPNAAVQVDRTSGTYSVQRVLADGATEEVSITVGLRDDDNTEVTSGLVAGDRVLLGGAIPSGLQEQFEGGPGFMGGGN
- a CDS encoding MGMT family protein codes for the protein MKDVKAPDFYQQVYAVARRIPRGRVTSYGRIAQMLGRPNAARAVGYALAALANKRESDPPVPWYRIINHAGRISTPDMDGGANQQMKLLRAEGVAVSDDLRVDLSVYLWEGLHLVEIDDIIAGRE
- a CDS encoding glycosyltransferase family 2 protein, which gives rise to MKLIIQIPCYNEAETLPAVLAELPRALPGIDCIETLIIDDGSGDDTAAVAGRLGVTHVIRHPRNLGLAQAFQTGIDACLRRGADIIVNTDADNQYPGRYITELVAPVLAGQADMVIGDRQVRTIAHFSPIKKRLLALGSWMVRNVSGVDAPDPVSGFRAYSREAALRFTILTRYSYTLETIIQAGKGGLGIRSVPVTTNPPTRPSRLQRSMWHFIKAQAGTILRLYAFYEPLRTFSYIAVPFLLAGAALWGRFFINYLSGESGVGRFIQSLTLGTGLLLVGTLIVLFGIQADISGKHRQLTQEMLYRLKKMELE